From Macaca mulatta isolate MMU2019108-1 chromosome 3, T2T-MMU8v2.0, whole genome shotgun sequence, the proteins below share one genomic window:
- the IFT22 gene encoding intraflagellar transport protein 22 homolog isoform X1, translating to MLKAKILFVGPCESGKTVLANFLTESSDITEYSPTQGVRFESCWPALMKDAHGVVIIFNADIPSHRKEMEMWYSCFVQQQSLQDTQCMLIAHHKPGSGDDKGSLSLSPPLNKLKLVHSNLEDDPEEIRMEFIKYLKSIINSMSESRDREEMSIMT from the exons ATGCTGAAGGCCAAGATCCTCTTCGTGGGGCCTTGCGAG AGTGGAAAAACTGTTTTGGCCAACTTTCTGACAGAATCTTCTGACATCACTGAATACAGCCCAACCCAAGGAGTGAG gTTTGAGTCCTGCTGGCCAGCCCTGATGAAGGATGCTCATGGAGTGGTGATCATCTTCAATGCTGACATCCCAAGCCACCGGAAGGAAATGGAGATGTGGTATTCCTGCTTTGTCCAACAGCAGTCCTTACAGGACACACAGTGTATGCTAATTGCACACCACAAACCAGGCTCTGGAGATGATAAAGGAAGCCTGTCTTTGT CGCCACCCTTGAACAAGCTGAAGCTGGTGCACTCGAACCTGGAAGATGACCCTGAGGAGATCCGGATGGAATtcataaagtatttaaaaagcatCATCAACTCCATGTCTGAGAGCAGAGACAGGGAGGAGATGTCAATTATGACCTAG
- the IFT22 gene encoding intraflagellar transport protein 22 homolog isoform X2, which yields MKDAHGVVIIFNADIPSHRKEMEMWYSCFVQQQSLQDTQCMLIAHHKPGSGDDKGSLSLSPPLNKLKLVHSNLEDDPEEIRMEFIKYLKSIINSMSESRDREEMSIMT from the exons ATGAAGGATGCTCATGGAGTGGTGATCATCTTCAATGCTGACATCCCAAGCCACCGGAAGGAAATGGAGATGTGGTATTCCTGCTTTGTCCAACAGCAGTCCTTACAGGACACACAGTGTATGCTAATTGCACACCACAAACCAGGCTCTGGAGATGATAAAGGAAGCCTGTCTTTGT CGCCACCCTTGAACAAGCTGAAGCTGGTGCACTCGAACCTGGAAGATGACCCTGAGGAGATCCGGATGGAATtcataaagtatttaaaaagcatCATCAACTCCATGTCTGAGAGCAGAGACAGGGAGGAGATGTCAATTATGACCTAG
- the IFT22 gene encoding intraflagellar transport protein 22 homolog, producing the protein MLKAKILFVGPCESGKTVLANFLTESSDITEYSPTQGVRILEFENPHVTSNNKGTGCEFELWDCGGDAKFESCWPALMKDAHGVVIIFNADIPSHRKEMEMWYSCFVQQQSLQDTQCMLIAHHKPGSGDDKGSLSLSPPLNKLKLVHSNLEDDPEEIRMEFIKYLKSIINSMSESRDREEMSIMT; encoded by the exons ATGCTGAAGGCCAAGATCCTCTTCGTGGGGCCTTGCGAG AGTGGAAAAACTGTTTTGGCCAACTTTCTGACAGAATCTTCTGACATCACTGAATACAGCCCAACCCAAGGAGTGAG gaTCCTGGAATTTGAGAACCCGCACGTTACCAGCAACAACAAAGGCACAGGCTGTGAATTCGAGCTATGGGACTGTGGTGGTGATGCTAA gTTTGAGTCCTGCTGGCCAGCCCTGATGAAGGATGCTCATGGAGTGGTGATCATCTTCAATGCTGACATCCCAAGCCACCGGAAGGAAATGGAGATGTGGTATTCCTGCTTTGTCCAACAGCAGTCCTTACAGGACACACAGTGTATGCTAATTGCACACCACAAACCAGGCTCTGGAGATGATAAAGGAAGCCTGTCTTTGT CGCCACCCTTGAACAAGCTGAAGCTGGTGCACTCGAACCTGGAAGATGACCCTGAGGAGATCCGGATGGAATtcataaagtatttaaaaagcatCATCAACTCCATGTCTGAGAGCAGAGACAGGGAGGAGATGTCAATTATGACCTAG